From the Actinomadura luzonensis genome, the window ACACCCTCCACCTCAGCACCCACGACATGGTGGCCGTGCTGCCCGCCGGCCACCCCCTGGCCCGGCGGCCCGACGTGCGCCTCGCCGACCTCGCCGGGCAGCCGTTCATCCTCAGCACGGCGGGCTGCCGTCCCCTGATCATGGGCGCCTCGCAGGCGGCGGGCGTCCGGCTGGACATCGCCTACGAGGCCGGCGGCCCCGCCGCCATCCTGGAGATGGTGGCCGCCGGGCTCGGCGTCAGCATCGTGCCCACGCTGGGCCTGCCGGCCGACCTCGGCGCCGTGACGGTGCGGCCCCTGGCGCCGAGGATGACGCGGTCGCTGGCGCTGGCCGTCCCGTCCCTCCAGGACTGCGCGCCCGCGGCGCGCGCCTTCCTCCGGCAGTTCGAGGAAGAAGATCGCTGACGTCCTTCTCCTGCATGTCTGGAATGACGGGCGACCGTGAGCGCATCATGGAGTGGGTGGAGCAGGCGGCGGTGTTCTGCATCGACGAGTACGCCGTGCCGCCCATCGCCGGCCGCGTGCTGGCCTGGCTGATGATCTGCGACCCGCCGGAGCAGTCGGCCGGCCAGATCGCCGAGGCGATCGGCGCGAGCAGGGCGTCGCTGGCCACCAGCATGCGCCTGCTCATCGACGCCGGGTTCGTGCGCCGCCGCACCCGACCAGGGCAGAAGACCCACTACTACCGCGTGGACGACGACGCCTGGGAACGGGTCGTCCGGCGCAGGGTGGCGGGCCTGGCCGCCTTCCGCGAGATCACCGCGGCGGGCATGGAGCTGACCGGCTCCGACCCGGCGCGCGCCGGGCGGCTGCGCGCGGCGCACAACGTCTTCGACTGGATGGACAAGGCCTTCGCGAGCATGCCCGGGCCGCAGCCGAACGAGGGAGCTGCCGATGAGGCGTGAGCAGGGCCGCAGCGCCATCGTGGCCGGGGCCGGGATCGGCGGGCTGGCCGCGGCCGTCGGCCTGCTGCGCGGCGGGTGGGACGTGACCGTGCTGGAGCGGGCCCCGGAGCTGGGGGAGGTGGGCGCCGGCTGGTCGTTCGCGCCCAACGCGCTGCGCGCGGCCGACGCGCTGGGCGTCGGCGAGGAGTTCCGGGCGTGCTCGGTGCCCACCGAGGCGGGCGCCACGATGCGGCTGCCGGACGGGACCTACCTGATGCGGTTCCAGCCGGACGCCGACCCGCCACTGCTCGCCAACCACCGCGCCGACCTGCAGCGCGTGCTGGCCCGGCACGTGCCGGCCGAGCGGATCCGCACCGGTGCCGAGGTGACCGGCGTCCGCCAGGACGGCGACGGCGTCACGGTCACCTGCCGGGACGGCGGCGAACTGCGGGCCGACCTGCTGGTGGGAGCGGACGGCATCCACAGCACGGTACGCCGCCGCGTCTGGCCGGACGCGCCCGAGCCCGTCTTCCAGCGCATCCTGTGCTGGCGCGGGGTGACCGAGCCGGGCGCGGTCCGGGCGGTGCGCGGGTTCCAGACCTGGGGCCGCGGCGCCCGGTTCGGCGCGCACCCGCTGACCGCGGAGCGGGTGTTCTGGTTCCTCACCGTCCGGCAGGAGCAGCCGGGCCTGCGCTTCGACGACGACCTTGGCGAGGTGGCGGCCCGCACGCGCGGCTGGCACGAACCCATCCCGGCCCTGCTGGCCGCCACGCCGCCCGGAGCGGTGCTGTGCCACGACATCCACGACCTGGACCCGCTGCCCTCCTACGCCGAGGGCCGCGTCGCGCTGCTCGGCGACGCCGCCCACGCCATGACCCCCTTCCTGGCCCAGGGCGCCTGCCAGGCGCTGGAGGACGCCGTCGTGCTCGCCGCCGAGGCGGCCACGGCGAGCTCCGTCCCGCAGGCCCTCGCCCGTTACGACCAGGCCCGCCGGCCCCGTACCCAGCAGGTGCAGCGCATGGCCAGGACCGACCCCAGGCTCAGCCTGTCCACCAGCCCGGCCACCTACCGGCTCATGACCACGATGACCCGCCTGGCCTCCTCCGGCGTGGCCCGCCGCAAGAGCGCCCGGCTCTGGGAGTGGGCTCCTCCCGCTCTGTCCACGGAAGGCGCACGATGACGATCGAGCACATCAGGTTCCGCAGCGGCGACGTGCACTGCGCGGCCGACCTCCACCTGCCCCAGGAAGCCGACGGGCCGGTGCCCGGCGTGGTGATGGGACACAGCGTCCACATGGTCAAGGAGGCGCTGGCGCCCGGCGCCGCCTACCTGGTCCAGGCCGGCTTCGCCGTCCTCGCCCTCGACTACCGCACCATCGGCGCCAGCGAGGGCCGGCCGCGCGGCCAGGTCTTCCCGCACCGGTACGTGGACGACGTCCGCAATGCCGTCACCTGCCTCCAGGGCCGGCCCGAGGTCGACGCGGACAGGATCGGGCTGTGGGGGCACAGCCTGGGCGCCACCGTGGCGATCCAGGCCGCAGCCCTCGACCGCCGGGTGCGATGCGTCGCCTGCCAGAACCCCAGCATGTTCAACGGCTGGCGCGCCATGGAGAAGGCCCGCGGCCGGGCCGGCGTCCAGGCGATGCTCGACGTCGTCGACCAGGACCTGCGGCAACGCCAGGAGACCGGCGAGGGCATCCGCATGCCGCTGCTCGGCACCGGCGACCCGCACATCGTGGACTACCTGCGGCTCGCCAAGGAGGTCTTCCCGACGTTCGACGACGAGGTGGAGGCCGAGTCGCTGGCCCAGGTGCTGCAATGGGCGCCGGAGGCGTTCCTCGAGCGCGTCGCCCCGCGGCCGCTCCTCATGGTCACCGGGCGCGAGGACCTCACCCACGACATCGACGAGGTCCTGACCGCCTACGACCGGGCCCGCGAACCGAAACGCCTGGAGATCCTGCCCTACGACGAGCGCGGCCTGTCCGTGGAACCCGGGCTCGGGCAGGCGATGCGGCTCGCGGCCGAATGGTTCCGCCGGCACCTGGTCGAGGCGCAGCCGTTCGTCCCCTCCCCGCCGGCCGCTCGGGTGCGCGCCGAGGGGCTGCGGCCCGAGTTCACCCCCCAGTGACCGTTCACGCGCCTTCTGCACCGAACCCGCACCGATGGCGCGCGTCGTCCGCACACGCGTCTGCTTGGCTGGCGTCATGACGGAGCGTGCGCGGGACATCTTCTGGACGTTCGGATGCGGGCTCTCCGTGGTCATCGCCGTCGGGTGCGCGACGTTCGGGACCTTCCTCGACCTTCACCTGGTGGCCCGCGCGCAGCTCTACTGCCAGGGCGACCTGAGCTCCGGCGAGAGGTTCGCCGGCGTCTGGTGGTCGCTGAGCCGGGTCGTGATCTTCCCGATCGTCTCGGTGTTGTCGGCGCTGGCCGCGCAGGCGCTCCACCTGCCGGCCCGGCTGCCCTGGCCGGCCGCCGTCGTGGTTGCCCTCGTAGGCCGGTCCGGCGGCGGACAAGCTCTAGGCTGGCGGGGGTGACGGGATCGGCGGCGGGCGCGCGGACGCAGGAGCAGATGCGGCAGCGGAACCTGAGCGAGGTGCTGAGACGCGTCCACCAGGAGGGCGCCGTGTCACGGGCCGCGCTGGGCCGCCGGATGGGCCTCAACCGCAGCACGATCATGGACCTGACCGCCGAGCTGATCGCGGCCGGCCTCGTCCGCGAGGGCGTCCCCACCGGCCGGGGCCGCGCGGGGCGGCCGTCCATCGTGGTCATGCCCGAGCAGGAGAAGGTGTACGGGCTCGCCTTCGACGTCGCCGTTGACCGGCTGCTCGCGGCCCGGGTCGGGCTCGGCGGCCGGGTCCTCGACCGGCGCGAGGCCGTCCGCGCCCGCGCGGGGGTGGATCTGGAGGACGTCGTCGGCGTCCTCGCCGCCTTCGGCCGTGAGCTGGTCGCCGGGGCCGGTCCTGGGGCGTCGTGCGTGGGGGTCGGCGCGTCGTACTGCGGGTTGATCAGGCGCGCCGACGGCACGGTCCGGTACGGGCCGCACCTCGGCTGGGTGGACCAGGCGTTCGGGCCGGAGCTCGCCGCCGGGCTCGGCCTCGGGCTGCCCGTCGAGGTCGGCAACGAGGCGCACCTGGGCGCGGT encodes:
- a CDS encoding ROK family transcriptional regulator, with the translated sequence MAGVTGSAAGARTQEQMRQRNLSEVLRRVHQEGAVSRAALGRRMGLNRSTIMDLTAELIAAGLVREGVPTGRGRAGRPSIVVMPEQEKVYGLAFDVAVDRLLAARVGLGGRVLDRREAVRARAGVDLEDVVGVLAAFGRELVAGAGPGASCVGVGASYCGLIRRADGTVRYGPHLGWVDQAFGPELAAGLGLGLPVEVGNEAHLGAVAEHVRGAGRDVDNLIYLHGDVGVGGGIIVGGTLLDGDAGYGCELGHMLVNPFDGRPCLCGSRGCLEAEVGEEALLDYAGRAADLVGRDGIRAVVALAGAGDARARDALDRVGDWLGVGVVNLINLFNPALVVFGGMLSDVYPAAASRVRARIDAHVLPVSRERVRLAVTALGDDTTLAGAAELAFADLLDNPLGAPAALR
- a CDS encoding FAD-dependent monooxygenase; translation: MRREQGRSAIVAGAGIGGLAAAVGLLRGGWDVTVLERAPELGEVGAGWSFAPNALRAADALGVGEEFRACSVPTEAGATMRLPDGTYLMRFQPDADPPLLANHRADLQRVLARHVPAERIRTGAEVTGVRQDGDGVTVTCRDGGELRADLLVGADGIHSTVRRRVWPDAPEPVFQRILCWRGVTEPGAVRAVRGFQTWGRGARFGAHPLTAERVFWFLTVRQEQPGLRFDDDLGEVAARTRGWHEPIPALLAATPPGAVLCHDIHDLDPLPSYAEGRVALLGDAAHAMTPFLAQGACQALEDAVVLAAEAATASSVPQALARYDQARRPRTQQVQRMARTDPRLSLSTSPATYRLMTTMTRLASSGVARRKSARLWEWAPPALSTEGAR
- a CDS encoding GbsR/MarR family transcriptional regulator — encoded protein: MTGDRERIMEWVEQAAVFCIDEYAVPPIAGRVLAWLMICDPPEQSAGQIAEAIGASRASLATSMRLLIDAGFVRRRTRPGQKTHYYRVDDDAWERVVRRRVAGLAAFREITAAGMELTGSDPARAGRLRAAHNVFDWMDKAFASMPGPQPNEGAADEA
- a CDS encoding alpha/beta hydrolase gives rise to the protein MTIEHIRFRSGDVHCAADLHLPQEADGPVPGVVMGHSVHMVKEALAPGAAYLVQAGFAVLALDYRTIGASEGRPRGQVFPHRYVDDVRNAVTCLQGRPEVDADRIGLWGHSLGATVAIQAAALDRRVRCVACQNPSMFNGWRAMEKARGRAGVQAMLDVVDQDLRQRQETGEGIRMPLLGTGDPHIVDYLRLAKEVFPTFDDEVEAESLAQVLQWAPEAFLERVAPRPLLMVTGREDLTHDIDEVLTAYDRAREPKRLEILPYDERGLSVEPGLGQAMRLAAEWFRRHLVEAQPFVPSPPAARVRAEGLRPEFTPQ